One Aegilops tauschii subsp. strangulata cultivar AL8/78 chromosome 2, Aet v6.0, whole genome shotgun sequence genomic window, CAATGTTAAGGTTTGATAATGAGTTTTGATGATTAGTTTTGTTGGCCTTGTCAATGTTAAGGTTTGATGATGAGATTTGATGATTAGTGTTATTGGCAATGTTAAGGTTTGATAATGAGTTTTGATGATTAGTTTTGTTGGCCTTGTCAATGTTAAGGTTTGATGATGAGATTTGATGATTAGTGTTATTGGCAATGTTAAGGTTTGATAATGAGTAACCACTTtggtttagggggttctcgacgtcgacggacCCTAACTGAGTAACCAATTTGGTTTAGGGGGTTCTCGGCGTCGACGGACCCTAAATGACTAACCACTTtggtttagggggttctcgacgtcgacAGACCCTAAATGACTAACCACTTtggtttagggggttctcgacgtcgacggacCCTAAATGACTAACCACTTtggtttagggggttctcgacgtcgacgaACCCTAAATGACTAACCACTTtggtttagggggttctcgacgtcgacggacCCTAAATGAGTAACTACTTtggtttagggggttctcgacgtcgacggacCCTAAATGAGTAACCACTTtggtttagggggttctcgacgtcgacggacCCTAAATGACAACAACTTAATCATGTAACATATTAACCAACTAAGACAAGCAACTCAAATCATAAAAGAGTTCAACATCTTGGTTCAACAAGACAAGCAACTAAAATCATAAAAGAGTCCAACATCTTGGTTCAAGCAACTAAGACAAGCAGCAAATATGATTCTAACACAACATACTAGAGTTAACATAGTGGTTCACAGCAACAACAATGTGGTTCACAACAACACCATAGTGGTTCACAACAACTTAAAGCAACAACATAGTGGTTCACAACAACTACACATCCATAGTACATAACTTAGTTCACAACAACACCATACTTCACAAAAGGTCAGCAAAGCAAGCATTCTTCTTCTTCATGTTGATCTGGATCTTGCGCTTGCTCTTCCTCTACATCTTCATTCTGACAAGATGTCCAGGATCCCCTTCAATTTCTGCTTGTTCTTCTCCTCTGACTTCAACAGTTCAGCAATCTGAATCTTTAGCTGATCCCTCCTTGCTGTGAGCTTGTCATGCCCCTTCTTGAGATCACCCATGTGAAGGAGCAGCTGGGTGTTCTCCTGGGTGAGCTTTTCCTCAGATTTTTTGAGTTCATCAACCTGGAATTGCAGGTTCCTGGTGGATGTACTAAGCACTTCCTTCTCTTTTAGATGATTGAACTTTAGGTTCCTGATGCAAGTGCCTTGAAATTGTGTGAGGTTCATCAGTACTTTATACTTCTCCTGCAGCTTGAAGATCTCTGCATCTTTCTTCCCCATCTCTGTCTTCATGTCAGATACAACTGAATCAGAAACATGCACATTCTGCATCTTAGCCTGCAAATAGCTGAAATCTACCATCCTATCCTCTTGAGCATTGAACAGTTGGTGCACATCTTCAACCAATTTTTCATAGTTGGCCTCTAGATTATTTTTTTCTTCAGTCAAATGGTGAATAGTGAGTGAACTCTCCAGGCTATCCTTCCTCCTATCACTCTTGCTGTCATGATACATTTCCCATAGCTTCAACAAGGCATTCTGCAATGTAAGAGGCCACTCTAGGTCAACCCAGAGAACAATACCATAGTTTTCATCTTCCTGCAATATAAACaaccatagcatgtgcaaaatcaATCTCGTAGGCAAATTATTTAAGCAATAAACTTTGAGCAACTGGCTTTAAACAATGAATTTTGAGCATCTTTAAACAATGTAGGACCCTAAATGACTAGCCACTGAATTAAAAAAAATGAACTTTAAGCATCTTTGAGAAACAACTTTAATAATATAGCCAACTAAAGAATGAACCTCTGACACTAAACACTAACTGGATTTTGAGCTTCTGACATTGAATCTCTCTGACCTTAAACAATCAAATAATTTGCAAAGTGAGTACTCTTGTGAGCTAAACAATGATTATCTGCACTACAAACTAAGCTGTTGACCAATTATAAAATTACTGGCCAAATTAAATATACATGGCAAGCATCAACACATTTTCTAATCCACTGATTAGCATCAGTAGTACTAAATGGCTACAAAATGACCATCACAGCTATGGTACAAGAGTACTCATTAAACAATTTGCATCAGCACATGGCTAGATTAAAGAACATGAATTCTATGCACTGGACTGGACAATTCTATGCACATGGCTAGATTAAACAATACAATTAACACATAGTTTGGACAGAATCTTACACTCTTAGGACAGACTAAGAACCTCATGCCCGTGTTAAATGCTTCGAATGCTACACGCCTCTCAGCCACCACACCATGCTGATGGCAAAGAACTTTGGGTGCTGTCTCAATGCCACTGTAGTCTTGGTCTTCAATGTTAGCAGGGATCTACAGGACCAAAAGGAAAATAAAATCCCCAAATCAAATCAAATCCCCCCAAATCAGATAAcccaaccctaaccctagctctaCAACTCACCCAGTAATGCATGGCTTCGTCGTCAGAGAGGTTCATGTATTGCACGCTTGAGTCCTGGCTGCTCTCGTCCTCCATGGTGCGACGGCGAGCCGGTTGAGGTGGCGGCGGCGAATCGAAGAGAGGAGGGAGAGCGGAGTGAGAGTGAGGTCGAGCGAGAGTGAGGCGAGTCCGACCCACGACCGAGCCGACCGAGCCCATGTAACCGACCGCACCGGCCTCGTCCTAGTCAGCGCACCGGGCA contains:
- the LOC109760652 gene encoding uncharacterized protein encodes the protein MEDESSQDSSVQYMNLSDDEAMHYWIPANIEDQDYSGIETAPKVLCHQHGVVAERRVAFEAFNTGMRFLVCPKSEDENYGIVLWVDLEWPLTLQNALLKLWEMYHDSKSDRRKDSLESSLTIHHLTEEKNNLEANYEKLVEDVHQLFNAQEDRMVDFSYLQAKMQNVHVSDSVVSDMKTEMGKKDAEIFKLQEKYKVLMNLTQFQGTCIRNLKFNHLKEKEVLSTSTRNLQFQVDELKKSEEKLTQENTQLLLHMGDLKKGHDKLTARRDQLKIQIAELLKSEEKNKQKLKGILDILSE